Proteins from a genomic interval of Crassostrea angulata isolate pt1a10 chromosome 7, ASM2561291v2, whole genome shotgun sequence:
- the LOC128193241 gene encoding uncharacterized protein LOC128193241 produces METTVIQTNDNGRQCSICLDSFRCPKILPCKHTFCKRCVLGYQREYESDDEFRCPLCRELIALPQNGVEGFCDNYFVRDIFPEKVCDVCNVEEDKVDDCGYCDKYLCSFCASDHVCKRLYKRSKKRDPHGLGLFGDSDSDSSSDSDFSLYSSSSDSDDDKVPLELRKHGPITLVRTCFKTAADRTSEEECVSSIFSVSTDTLAYLTFAGFLCRYVDIHSGSVVSEKPIEEGATDLCGSGDGTILSLIQNCSLVKKTTNNTTDDKSFIPIRNCDPLKICAISNDRFLVLGIGKKSSVVGQIIGMDGKILDKFNLNIEYYPHSVAINRSSNVICISYAEINFVDVRGIDGHLIKRYSGCPLEQIEEEFQPLSVAAFADDGFLVLNSITKTLHNISSLGEFKGLVIYENCESPCSIHVDKSDQIWIGDSEDGTLKSFRVDAYLNVFPDTKKYEKENSNGEERRLGTSRRFDRNLLSFRDRRMHRLMKSRRHWHFLDDEVDLSDRDFNNFV; encoded by the coding sequence ATGGAAACAACGGTAATTCAAACCAACGACAATGGTCGACAGTGTTCCATCTGTCTGGACAGCTTTAGATGCCCGAAAATATTGCCATGTAAACACACTTTTTGCAAACGATGCGTTCTCGGTTATCAGAGGGAATACGAGTCGGATGACGAATTCCGATGCCCACTATGTAGAGAGCTGATAGCTCTCCCACAGAATGGAGTTGAGGGGTTTTGTGATAACTACTTTGTCCGGGACATTTTCCCCGAAAAAGTTTGCGATGTTTGCAACGTTGAGGAAGACAAGGTCGATGACTGTGGTTACTGTGACAAGTACCTCTGTTCCTTTTGTGCAAGTGACCATGTTTGCAAAAGACTGTACAAAAGATCTAAAAAACGAGATCCACATGGACTTGGATTGTTCGGCGATTCCGACTCGGATTCTTCCTCTGATagtgatttttcattgtatTCATCATCAAGTGACAGCGATGATGATAAGGTTCCGCTTGAACTGCGCAAACATGGACCAATTACCCTCGTAAGAACGTGTTTCAAAACTGCTGCTGACCGAACAAGTGAAGAGGAGTGTGTTTCATCGATTTTTTCTGTGTCAACCGACACTTTAGCATATCTGACTTTTGCTGGATTTCTTTGTCGTTATGTTGACATCCATAGTGGTTCCGTGGTGTCTGAAAAACCGATAGAGGAAGGAGCCACCGATTTATGTGGATCTGGAGACGGGACCATTCTGTCTTTGATTCAAAACTGTTCACTTGTTAAGAAAACAACTAACAACACAACTGATGATAAGTCTTTTATACCTATTAGAAATTGTGACCCGTTAAAGATTTGCGCGATTTCGAATGATCGATTCTTGGTTCTGGGAATTGGAAAGAAGTCTTCAGTTGTTGGTCAAATTATAGGCATGGATGGCAAAATATTAGACAAATTTAATCTTAACATCGAGTATTATCCTCATTCGGTTGCTATTAACAGAAGTTCAAATGTCATATGCATATCATATGCAGAAATCAATTTCGTTGATGTTCGAGGAATTGATGGGCATTTGATCAAACGATATTCAGGGTGCCCTTTGGAACAAATTGAAGAAGAATTTCAACCGCTATCTGTGGCAGCTTTTGCTGATGACGGTTTCTTGGTTTTGAATAGCATAACAAAGACATTACATAATATATCATCGTTGGGTGAATTCAAGGGACTTGTTATTTATGAAAACTGTGAGAGCCCATGCAGCATTCACGTGGACAAATCCGATCAGATATGGATAGGGGACAGTGAAGATGGCACTTTGAAATCTTTCCGCGTAGACgcatatttaaatgttttcccGGATACGAAAAAATACGAAAAGGAAAACTCAAATGGTGAGGAAAGGCGACTTGGAACGTCGCGTCGATTTGACAGGAATCTACTTTCGTTTCGTGATAGACGAATGCATCGTTTAATGAAAAGCAGAAGGCATTGGCACTTCCTTGACGACGAAGTTGACCTAAGTGACAgagattttaataattttgtttaa
- the LOC128193243 gene encoding uncharacterized protein LOC128193243 has translation MANRPAFGASVCHICCDRVSSPRILPCRHTFCKYCIQGLIRTSPQNDEITCPLCRIKTKLRENSFDTVLDNSFDPLKTTRAPPTFYCGSCLQEAILEECSHCLEQLCAACRSSHLLAIELSENQIDQNSPGDGGLEDGLSDEEQLLNLPQMFLSNHLTKVQINATLVASCRIDSMYSTLDLSEGLSVRSIRQTQNNTFLVLQSFGPEVVEYDSTGAEVRRHYLQGEAICDFIYLPGGDILYSMPQNGLMLKKDTRNNVTVFTQSVLYQPFCLSRFQDGRIVAGGPAFQRQDSNDHGAIQIYDTKGNLARVIVQCAEGKFVKFPIFIAVSDRNEICATDKDSKCVCIFSECGAFLSWYDGGIGMEPSDFYQFLPSGLCYDSEGNILVANFSDGIIHVLAPSGDFKGYIQTENLEGFRRVSSVCINEAKIIAVGDMEDNTIKIYSIARFKNIFQ, from the coding sequence ATGGCAAATCGCCCTGCATTTGGAGCCTCGGTTTGTCACATATGCTGTGACAGAGTCAGCTCTCCCAGAATTTTACCTTGTCGCCACACGTTTTGCAAATACTGCATACAAGGACTGATTCGAACCTCCCCACAAAACGATGAGATAACTTGTCCACTGTGTCGGATAAAAACCAAATTGCGTGAGAATAGCTTTGACACAGTACTAGACAATTCCTTTGATCCATTAAAAACCACAAGAGCACCACCAACCTTCTACTGTGGCAGTTGCCTTCAGGAGGCTATACTAGAAGAGTGTTCGCACTGTTTGGAACAGCTTTGCGCCGCATGCCGATCGTCGCACCTGCTAGCGATAGAATTGAGTGAGAATCAAATCGACCAAAATTCACCAGGCGATGGGGGTCTCGAAGATGGTTTGTCAGATGAAGAGCAATTGCTTAATCTTCCACAAATGTTTCTCTCGAATCATCTAACCAAAGTACAAATTAACGCAACTCTGGTAGCCTCGTGTAGAATAGATTCGATGTATAGCACTCTTGACCTTTCCGAAGGACTTTCCGTGCGTAGTATTCGACAAACACAGAACAACACTTTCTTGGTTCTTCAATCATTTGGTCCGGAGGTTGTTGAGTATGATTCAACAGGAGCAGAAGTCCGCAGACATTATTTACAAGGAGAAGctatttgtgattttatttatttaccagGAGGTGACATTTTGTATTCAATGCCTCAAAATGGTCTTATGTTGAAGAAAGACACCCGAAATAATGTCACCGTCTTTACTCAAAGCGTTCTTTACCAGCCATTTTGTTTGTCCCGTTTCCAGGACGGGCGTATTGTAGCTGGAGGCCCAGCCTTTCAACGCCAGGATAGCAACGACCACGGTGCAATCCAGATTTACGACACAAAAGGGAATTTGGCGCGAGTAATTGTACAATGTGCTGAAggaaaatttgtaaaatttccgATATTCATTGCAGTAAGTGATCGTAATGAAATATGCGCTACAGACAAAGACTCTAAAtgtgtgtgtattttttctGAGTGTGGCGCCTTTCTTTCTTGGTATGACGGAGGAATCGGCATGGAACCCTCGGACTTTTATCAATTTCTGCCATCCGGTCTGTGCTATGATAGCGAAGGAAATATACTCGTTGCCAACTTTTCAGATGGGATAATACATGTTTTGGCGCCAAGTGGTGATTTTAAGGGCTACATTCAAACAGAAAACTTGGAAGGATTCAGGCGCGTATCGTCAGTCTGTATCAACGAAGCAAAAATCATAGCCGTCGGGGATATGGAAGATAACACAATCAAAATTTATTCTATAGCCaggtttaaaaatatctttcagTGA
- the LOC128193244 gene encoding 1-acyl-sn-glycerol-3-phosphate acyltransferase beta-like: MSETENSEVFGISYSVILSSLVVGIVTWIFYDKIQFLGKLLIANLSWQFFSIFPILASLFYGRIPENRRLFSIGVQLTNKYLIGTKYIVRNQKYLEDDKACVIVSNHQSSLDGNFMVQLGNYKGSIVILKKSLLYFSGLLGLAFYCSGSIFVDRGNPETAKKSLNSAREEVVRKKLKPQFYAEGTRHMGKEMLPFKKGAFVMAIQAQIPILPVVASSYRHFYDKKKKVFKQGTVIVTCLPPIPTTGLTMSDLNDLIDRVWKQMQETIDNTTEEVENSL; the protein is encoded by the exons ATGAGTGAAACGGAGAACAGTGAGGTGTTTGGAATTTCATATTCTGTGATTTTATCATCTCTAGTCGTCGGAATTGTCACAtggatattttatgataaaattcaatttttggggAAACTCTTAATCGCCAATTTAAGCTGGCAATTTTTCTCAATATTCCCAATACTCGCTTCGTTGTTTTATGGACGCATACCTGAAAATAGAAG ATTATTTAGCATCGGGGTCCAACTGACCAACAAGTACCTCATTGGAACTAAGTACATAGTCAGGAACCAGAAGTACTTGGAGGATGACAAAGCTTGCGTTATTGTGTCCAATCACCAGAGTTCTCTGGATGGAAACT TCATGGTGCAGCTTGGGAATTACAAGGGATCCATCGTGATACTGAAGAAATCCTTGCTCTACTTCTCTGGACTGCTAGGACTGGCTTTCTACTGCAGTGGATCTATATTTGTTGACAGGGGAAACCCTGAAACGGCGAAAAAGTCGCTTAATAGTGCTAGAGAAGAGGTTGTCCGTAAGAAG CTGAAGCCACAGTTTTACGCTGAGGGAACTCGCCACATGGGGAAAGAAATGCTTCCTTTCAAGAAGGGAGCATTTGTAATGGCTATTCAAGCTCAG attcCAATACTCCCCGTAGTTGCATCCAGTTATCGCCATTTTTATGACAAGAAAAAGAAAGTATTTAAACAAG GTACCGTGATAGTGACTTGCTTACCGCCAATTCCAACCACAGGACTTACAATGAGTGACTTGAATGACTTGATAGACAGAGTGTGGAAACAAATGCAAGAAACGATTGATAACACCACTGAGGAAGTGGAAAATAGTTTGTAA